From Candidatus Cybelea sp., one genomic window encodes:
- a CDS encoding DUF1003 domain-containing protein, which produces MSHTTDVEDHPLVDDVNAEHQDQLSETEKICRRIADATGAPIALLLAILVQLLWIGVGAATHWDPFPFVFLLTCSNVLQLILIFVIAVAQKQQTQHAELRAEADHDSISRLLYHQELQNKLLLQIAQHAGIDVSDLAAQAKMLATSPD; this is translated from the coding sequence ATGAGTCACACCACCGACGTCGAGGATCACCCGCTCGTCGACGACGTCAACGCCGAGCATCAAGATCAGCTCAGCGAGACTGAGAAGATCTGTCGCCGCATCGCCGATGCGACGGGCGCGCCGATCGCGCTGCTCCTGGCGATCCTCGTTCAACTTCTCTGGATCGGCGTCGGCGCCGCAACGCACTGGGATCCCTTCCCCTTCGTCTTTCTTCTTACGTGCTCGAACGTTTTGCAGTTGATCCTGATCTTCGTGATCGCCGTCGCGCAAAAGCAGCAGACGCAGCACGCCGAGCTGCGCGCGGAAGCCGATCACGACTCGATCTCGCGCCTGCTCTACCATCAGGAACTTCAAAATAAGCTGCTGCTGCAGATCGCGCAGCACGCCGGAATCGACGTTTCGGACCTTGCGGCGCAGGCCAAGATGCTGGCGACGTCGCCGGACTAG
- a CDS encoding GNAT family N-acetyltransferase, translating into MSTLVNLIVDLDTLSALPPAPQGAISAAAPADERTLAWIDETFSATWSSEAAAGATLIARRVTTPIGFATICAQGLRFRWLAGLGRAPDVGLFGPFGVAAAERKSGLGVALLRRALAGLADRGYGRALIPAVNGEALIRYYADAAGARIAERFERSALLAPRPRTLVLASGNGSNLQAVLDASGAGSLPVEVVAVVSNDSRAFALERARRGGVPAVRALSWDRARETRAQYDARLLEEAASHEPDLVLLLGWMHLLAEPFVRAFPDLLNLHPAYLPLDPAEDSVVMPDGTRIPAFRGPHAVRDALAGESSWIGATVHRVTPATDRGPVLARKPLRVAPAEEEAALMERLHREEHKLVNAAVIRWLFERPPSVARKEKSQ; encoded by the coding sequence GTGTCGACGCTCGTCAATCTCATCGTCGACCTCGATACGCTCTCCGCTCTCCCTCCTGCACCGCAAGGCGCCATCTCCGCGGCGGCACCCGCCGACGAGCGCACGTTGGCATGGATCGACGAAACGTTCAGCGCAACCTGGAGCTCGGAGGCGGCAGCGGGCGCAACGCTGATCGCGCGCCGCGTGACCACGCCGATCGGCTTTGCGACGATCTGCGCGCAAGGATTGCGCTTTCGCTGGCTCGCGGGGCTGGGCCGCGCGCCGGACGTGGGCCTCTTCGGGCCGTTCGGCGTTGCCGCCGCCGAACGCAAGAGCGGCCTAGGGGTCGCGCTGCTGCGCCGCGCGCTCGCGGGCCTTGCCGATCGCGGCTACGGGCGCGCACTGATACCGGCGGTTAACGGTGAAGCGCTGATCCGCTACTACGCCGACGCGGCCGGCGCGCGCATCGCGGAACGATTCGAGCGCAGCGCGCTGCTGGCGCCGCGGCCGCGCACGCTGGTTTTGGCTTCAGGGAACGGAAGCAATCTACAGGCCGTGCTCGACGCGTCGGGGGCGGGAAGCTTGCCGGTAGAGGTCGTCGCGGTCGTCAGCAACGATTCGCGCGCGTTCGCCCTCGAACGGGCTCGCCGGGGCGGCGTGCCCGCGGTTCGAGCGCTCAGCTGGGATCGTGCGCGAGAGACGCGCGCGCAGTACGACGCGCGCTTGCTCGAGGAGGCGGCTTCGCACGAGCCGGATCTCGTGCTGCTGCTGGGCTGGATGCATTTGCTCGCGGAGCCGTTCGTGCGCGCTTTTCCGGACCTGCTGAACCTTCATCCGGCCTACTTGCCGCTCGACCCGGCGGAGGATTCGGTCGTGATGCCTGACGGTACGCGGATCCCCGCGTTTCGCGGCCCGCACGCGGTGCGCGATGCGCTCGCGGGCGAAAGTTCGTGGATCGGCGCAACCGTTCACCGCGTAACGCCGGCGACCGATCGGGGACCAGTCCTGGCGCGAAAACCGCTTCGCGTCGCACCCGCGGAAGAAGAGGCAGCGCTGATGGAGCGCCTTCACCGCGAAGAGCACAAGCTGGTGAACGCCGCCGTCATCCGCTGGCTCTTCGAACGCCCTCCCAGCGTCGCTCGAAAGGAGAAGTCCCAATGA